The following proteins are co-located in the Longimicrobiaceae bacterium genome:
- a CDS encoding NifU family protein, giving the protein MIQITETAREKIQSLVDAEVVREPALRIGLAPEAERRSPLQRPYQISLVERDDKERTEIAINVEGIRVLLNLDTSNLLSGATVDWVEANGASGFDVRTPEPARPAPRPEGGSAATGPLAERVQAVFDELVNPRIAAHGGAVELVDVEENTVFIRMSGGCQGCAASAATLRMGIERTLREEIPEIGEIQDVTDHSAGENPYF; this is encoded by the coding sequence ATGATCCAGATCACCGAGACCGCGCGCGAGAAGATACAGTCGCTGGTGGACGCGGAGGTCGTGCGGGAGCCCGCGCTCCGCATCGGCCTGGCGCCGGAGGCGGAGCGGCGCAGCCCCCTGCAGCGCCCCTACCAGATCTCGCTGGTGGAGCGGGACGACAAGGAGCGCACCGAGATCGCCATCAACGTGGAGGGGATCCGGGTCCTGCTGAACCTGGACACCTCCAACCTGCTCAGCGGCGCCACCGTAGACTGGGTGGAGGCCAACGGCGCCAGCGGCTTCGACGTGCGCACCCCGGAGCCCGCGCGCCCGGCCCCGCGCCCGGAGGGCGGCTCCGCCGCTACCGGCCCCCTCGCGGAGCGGGTCCAGGCGGTGTTCGACGAGCTGGTGAACCCCCGCATCGCCGCGCACGGCGGCGCGGTGGAGCTGGTGGACGTGGAAGAGAACACCGTCTTCATCCGCATGAGCGGCGGGTGCCAGGGGTGCGCCGCCTCCGCGGCCACGCTGCGCATGGGGATCGAGCGGACGCTGCGGGAGGAGATCCCGGAGATCGGCGAGATCCAGGACGTGACCGACCACTCCGCGGGCGAGAACCCGTACTTCTAG